Genomic DNA from Oryza sativa Japonica Group chromosome 5, ASM3414082v1:
CAACGACCAGGGGTGCTTCGAGTCCGACGTGCTCGCCGGGATGGACGCGGCGGTGAAGGACGGCGTCGACGTGCTGTCCATCTCCCTCGGTGGCCCGTCCTTGCCGTTCGACAAGGACCCGATCGCCATCGGCGCGTTCGGGGCGATGTCCAAGGGCATCGCCGTCGTGTGCGCCGGCGGCAACAGCGGGCCGACGCACTTCACGCTGTCCAACGAGGCGCCGTGGATGCTCACCGTGGCGGCCGGGTCGGTGGACCGGAGCTTCCGCGCCACAGtgcggctcggcgacggcgaggcgttCGACGGCGAGTCGCTCAGCCAGGACAAGCGCTTCAGCTCCAAGGAGTACCCACTGTACTACTCCCAGGGCACCAACTACTGCGACTTCTTCGACGTCAACGTCACCGGCGCGGTGGTCGTGTGCGACACCGAGACGCCGCTGCCTCCGACGAGCTCAATCAACGCGGtcaaggaggccggcggcgccggcgtggtgTTCATCAACGAGGCGGACTTCGGGTACACCATCGTCGTCGAGAAGTACTACGGCCTCCCCATGTCGCAGGtgaccgccggcgacggcgccaagATCATGGGATACGCCGCGGTGGGGTCGCCGGCCGCGTCCCACAACGCGACGATCGTGTTCAACAGCACGGTGGTCGGCGTCAAGCCGGCTCCGGTGGTCGCCGCCTTCTCGTCGCGCGGGCCGAGCGCGGCGAGCCCCGGCGTGCCGAAGCCGGACATCATGGCGCCGGGGCTGAACATCCTCTCCGCGTGGCCGTCGCAGGTGCCcgtcggcgagggcggcggcgagtccTACGACTTCAACGTCGTCTCCGGCACGTCCATGGCGACGCCGCACGTCACCGGCGTCGTGGCGCTCATCAAGAAGCTCCACCCGGACTGGTCGCCGGCGATGATCAAGTCGGCGATCATGACGACGTCCAGCGCCGTGGACAACGACGGCCACGCCATCATGGACGAGGAGCACCGGAAGGCGAGGCTCTACTCCGTCGGCGCCGGCCACGTCGACCCGGCGAAGGCCATCGACCCGGGCCTGGTctacgacctcgccgccggcgactacGCCGCCTACATCTGCGCGCTCCTCGGCGAGGCGTCGCTGCGGGTCATCACCGGGGACGCCGCCGCgacgtgcgcggcggcgggctccgTCGCGGAGGCGCAGCTGAACTACCCGGCGATACTGGTGCCGCTGCGCGGCCCGGGGGTGGAGGTGACGGTGAACCGGACGGTGACGAACGTCgggccggcgagggcgaggtaCGCGGCGCACGTGGACGCGCCGGGgtcggggacgacgacgacgacgacggtgaagGTGGAGCCGGCGGAGCTGGTGTTCGAGGAGGCGATGGAGAGGAAGACGTTCGCGGTGACGgtcacggcgagcggcggcggcggcgcgggcggcggcgggcatgtGGTGGCGGAGGGGAGCCTCCGGTGGGTGTCGCGACGTCACGTGGTGCGGAGCCCGATCGTGGCGGACAGTAGCGTCGGCGGCCCCAGCCGCAGGTCGGCACAAGATGCTTAATTAGTTGCCGCCTTCGGTTTGATCAACACTACATTTATATACTATCGTCAATTAACCCATGTCATCGATATTTATACATTTCAAGAGGTAAAGTTTACAGCAAATTGTCTCGAAGTTTACGGTCGACGGTAGTTCGTTTACAGTGATATGGTgccttgaatttttttttttcacaagacGGTTTGAAGTTCCATTGATAGAGCATGAAAATCCTTGAAGACCGTAACCAGGAAAAACGAAAAAATTATACCACCTCCCACACACCGATAGCGCTAACACACAAGTCTAGAAGAAGGCTAGCACTGGACCAGCCGATGCTGAGCATGACCGACCACCGCTAGGCCAACAACAGAACACAGTCGAGATCGTCCAAAACTCGACCCTTAAATCCAACACACAGCCTAACTCTATCCATGTATTCAGGATttagggagagagggtgagagagaagttAGAACACCTCGACCCCCTAGGCCCTCCGACGTGGTTAACTTGTAGAAATTAGGACGCTGCCACAGGAGGATGAGAATCTAGAGTGTGCTTGCATCAATTGTTTGGGTGGTTTCGGCAAGGGGATGCCTGGACGACCTCTCCAAggagagaagcgacggaaaaccgccgtcgccatccgtcAAGGTCTCAATAGAGCCGAGACTGGGTTTTCTCCCGGCAACCACCCTTGAGGGGGTGAGACGGCAcaacaacgccctcaggagggaGGAATGACACTCGAGCGCCATTGTTGTCGGTCCGACCAAGGTtgggctgggttttcacccgccatCCACCACCTGCCAATCTACTACAAATGCACCAATGCTCCATCTCCATCTAATCCTCCGCCACCAATGTTGCACCGGCACCCCCCGCCGGCCCGTCGTCACGTGTTGCCACCTCACCGGGCTCCAACTCCAGTGACATCACCTCCCGCTGCGGCCTCGATGCTGCTGGCCGCAACTCCTCCGCCGTGCCAGATGCCGGCCGAGTCTCCCAGCCTCACCGGCCATCCACAGCCACCGGCGCCCGCGcatgccgccacctccgccactCACCCAACACCTCGAGGACCATGGGCAGATGAAACACAACGAAGAACTTTATTGATTTTTGCTATACAGGACATGAGCTATTGGAAGGGAAGATGGTCATCACGGGCTCACAGACAAATCaggagagaaaggaagagagaaaggaagagagagaaccAGATGAATGGGGAATAAAATATTAGTATTTACATTAGCTGATGTTAGAGGCTGTTTATTGTACTACTatgagcaggtacaatagcaggctataagccagctacaaacatattttaaggagataaatgaggagagagaagagaagcgggctacagatttgtagccagctgtagcacagactttaagacacagtgtgtgtatgacaggtgggatcaagtattaatagtgtagtatgtaactattgtatgaatgagctattagattggctatagataaattggagctagtagttgactatactattgaacttgctctacaTGTTAACTACTCTGTTGCCTGTTGGCGGTAAATGAGGGGTCCATGCATAGGATTGCAAGTGGGATGGGTTGTGGGCCGTCCCGCCCCACCCCACACCAGCCGCAAACTGCATGTGCGGGCAAACGGCAGCCCGCCCCGCACGGCTTGGCGGGATTGCTCAGCCCGACGGGCACCGCTGGACAGCCCACAATGTGCACATCTCTGTTTAATTAGGTTCATCAATCACACAAGCACATAACTACTCCATATCCCAAATTTAGCACATGAAAACTGTATTATTTTCATGTGAAAGTATTCTTTTTCAATGACATAACA
This window encodes:
- the LOC4338574 gene encoding subtilisin-like protease, with protein sequence MAHMMTSSPTACVVLALAFVLLAVTPTLCYVTDGATRRRGASTSRRHGEARTYIVLVEPPDADGDDDEAAHRRWHESFLPGGGGGGGGEERASPTRIRHSYTGVVSGFAATLTRGEVAAVSRRRGFVRAFPERRLPLLTTRSPGFLGLTPERGVWKAAGYGEGVVVGLLDTGIDAAHPSFRGEGMPPPPARWKGACTPPARCNNKLVGAASFVYGNETGDEVGHGTHTAATAAGRFVDGVSAFGLAAGTASGMAPGAHLAMYKVCNDQGCFESDVLAGMDAAVKDGVDVLSISLGGPSLPFDKDPIAIGAFGAMSKGIAVVCAGGNSGPTHFTLSNEAPWMLTVAAGSVDRSFRATVRLGDGEAFDGESLSQDKRFSSKEYPLYYSQGTNYCDFFDVNVTGAVVVCDTETPLPPTSSINAVKEAGGAGVVFINEADFGYTIVVEKYYGLPMSQVTAGDGAKIMGYAAVGSPAASHNATIVFNSTVVGVKPAPVVAAFSSRGPSAASPGVPKPDIMAPGLNILSAWPSQVPVGEGGGESYDFNVVSGTSMATPHVTGVVALIKKLHPDWSPAMIKSAIMTTSSAVDNDGHAIMDEEHRKARLYSVGAGHVDPAKAIDPGLVYDLAAGDYAAYICALLGEASLRVITGDAAATCAAAGSVAEAQLNYPAILVPLRGPGVEVTVNRTVTNVGPARARYAAHVDAPGSGTTTTTTVKVEPAELVFEEAMERKTFAVTVTASGGGGAGGGGHVVAEGSLRWVSRRHVVRSPIVADSSVGGPSRRSAQDA